In Macrobrachium nipponense isolate FS-2020 chromosome 25, ASM1510439v2, whole genome shotgun sequence, one genomic interval encodes:
- the LOC135199113 gene encoding serine/threonine-protein kinase PAK 3-like produces the protein MSKMDHFTNKNSLLYNLSSRTSVNRRDLLGAENAPCYTLLPQKRLARAARGIARRKIQEYYGMTTKGPDKGKIETADRKRRTCHHLPEVETNAQGKKRTMEEAEASEPTMKRRKVAEDGNAVIRQGLRPAKKGAKRKRNVGTRAVGHFPQVLRNTEGMKRNLEGAEETAPIAEPRRTDQDGKASPRRPPLKAKRGGRKAEVLRKRNLNNSPTEPLDSHGRKRKREEEKEEDKMEEEAGKMEPLNKRRKADPDSLGAKKARPLGPAKARQRLPRQAKANAVARIHDLYGAKAQRAEKGQKAAAAAAAAAPEGKTEEAAMKGKMNEEGKTREEKEVKKGNLPPPNEPQKELPGRKEVKDQPPPKKMPGRKKVKDAKVPKDQKKGKGKPTVEELSEAEVKRLLLKGQELGSGAYGTAFKVLHKGKQAVLKVANDNLWTVRTAFRNEAKTLEELQGAGGAPMLLGTCSKPAAILMDYCCGEEFYSFINDSKTLPSLALQALPDIARRLHEIHLAGYIHTDLKTDNVMVNKQVQPRIIDFGLAVKRGTKTKVWLNMSDSIYEPEYTRGAPAQPWGDVYSMGCLVEDTIYALYDDIPKDYEDIINMAKNKNPKLRPTVPELVEQLDAAWRKLNLQ, from the coding sequence ATGTCCAAAATGGAtcactttacaaataaaaattcattgttataCAATTTATCTTCTCGAACGAGTGTGAATCGTCGAGACTTGCTGGGAGCTGAAAATGCTCCTTGTTATACTTTATTACCTCAGAAGAGGTTGGCCCGAGCGGCGAGAGGAATCGCCCGGAGGAAAATCCAAGAGTACTATGGGATGACGACCAAAGGACCGGACAAAGGTAAAATTGAAACTGCTGACCGGAAGAGGAGAACATGCCACCATTTACCTGAAGTGGAGACAAACGCCCAGGGAAAGAAGAGGACGATGGAGGAGGCTGAAGCGTCAGAACCGACCATGAAGAGACGCAAAGTGGCTGAAGATGGCAATGCGGTTATCAGGCAAGGTCTCCGGCCAGCGAAGAAAGGCGCCAAACGGAAGCGGAACGTCGGGACCAGAGCAGTCGGTCACTTCCCTCAAGTGTTGAGAAACACTGAGGGAATGAAGAGGAACCTGGAGGGCGCCGAAGAGACAGCCCCGATCGCCGAGCCACGAAGAACGGACCAAGACGGAAAGGCAAGTCCCCGAAGGCCTCCGCTAAAAGCAAAGCgaggaggaagaaaggcagaGGTTTTACGGAAGAGGAACTTGAACAATTCCCCGACAGAGCCGCTAGACAGCcatggaaggaagaggaagagagaagaggagaaagaggaggacaAGATGGAAGAAGAAGCAGGCAAGATGGAACCGCTGAACAAAAGACGGAAGGCGGATCCAGACTCGCTCGGAGCCAAAAAGGCTCGTCCTCTCGGTCCGGCGAAGGCACGGCAGCGACTCCCCCGACAGGCAAAGGCCAATGCGGTGGCGAGAATCCACGATCTCTATGGTGCCAAGGCTCAGAGGGCCGAGAAGGGACAaaaggcggcggcggcggcggcggcggcggcaccTGAGGGCAAGACAGAAGAGGCGGcaatgaaagggaaaatgaatgagGAAGGAAAgacaagagaagagaaggaagtgAAGAAAGGGAATCTTCCTCCTCCCAATGAACCCCAAAAGGAGCTGCCTGGAAGGAAGGAAGTGAAGGACCAGCCGCCGCCAAAGAAGATGCCTGGAAGAAAGAAAGTGAAGGACGCCAAAGTACCCAAGGACcaaaagaaagggaaaggaaagccCACAGTCGAAGAATTGAGCGAGGCTGAGGTGAAAAGGCTTCTGCTCAAAGGACAAGAGTTGGGTTCGGGAGCCTACGGAACTGCCTTCAAAGTCCTTCACAAGGGAAAGCAAGCAGTGCTGAAAGTGGCCAACGACAACCTGTGGACAGTGAGAACAGCCTTCAGAAACGAGGCTAAAACGCTAGAGGAACTCCAGGGCGCGGGAGGAGCTCCTATGCTACTTGGGACCTGTAGTAAGCCAGCCGCCATCCTCATGGACTATTGTTGTGGCGAAGAGTTCTATTCGTTCATAAACGACTCAAAGACCTTGCCTTCCCTCGCCTTGCAAGCACTTCCGGACATTGCGAGGAGGCTCCACGAAATCCACCTGGCAGGCTATATCCATACGGATTTGAAGACAGATAATGTGATGGTCAACAAACAGGTGCAGCCCCGAATAATCGACTTCGGATTAGCAGTGAAAAGGGGCACGAAGACAAAGGTATGGCTCAATATGTCCGACTCAATTTACGAGCCAGAGTACACGAGAGGTGCGCCCGCTCAGCCCTGGGGAGACGTCTACTCCATGGGATGTCTGGTTGAAGATACTATCTACGCCCTCTACGATGACATCCCGAAGGATTACGAAGATATAATAAACATggccaaaaataaaaatcctaaacTTCGACCAACTGTGCCCGAGTTGGTGGAGCAGCTGGATGCAGCGTGGCGGAAACTGAATCTACAATAG